TGGTTATTGCGATCGAACCAAGTCGGGGGTATTGATCCCGATATCGCCCCGATCGCGCCCACAGCCCTATGGTTTTGACATTGAATCACCCTAATGATGCCTGGAGGGAACGATCGTGGACAATAACGACAGTAAACCCACCCTGTCAACGACCGAATTTAAAGAACACTTTGCCAGTCTGGTTCCCTTGATCCTGGAAGAGTGGCCAGCCGTAGTGCGCGAATCGTTGGAGGCGACCAGTGGCAACCTCGAACAAGTGGTCGACCAGATCGCTGCCCAGACCGATCGTACCCGTACCCTCATCCGGCGGCAATTGGCTGAGTTATACACCCTGGCCAAAACTGAAGCCACCCAGCTTAAGGCTGAAGCTAAGCGCCTTGCCTCTGAATCCAAGTCCCATCTAGACCTCACTGAATTGGAACCCCTCCTGCGCCAACTGGAAGAACGCACCGAGAAATTATTTGCCCAGTTTGAGAAGGAGGTGCTGCCAGCGGTGACTGAAAAGGCCAAGCAAAATCTGGGAACCAGTCTACTAACAGCCTTGGGGATTGGCTTCCTGTTGGGGCTACTCTTCGGAGGGTGGGGTCGTGGCCGTTCGTGAGTGGTTGGATGGGTTTAATTACTATCTGCGACGCCTGTTGCGCCTGATCACCATGCTGGTGGACTTGCACCTGGAAATTGCCCTGCGGGAAGCCAGCATGGAACAAAAGCGCATTACGAGTGGCTTTACCCTGCTGGCGATCGGCTTGGGCCTGGTGATGATGGGGCTTGTCCTGCTGCAAGTCGCCCTGATCTGGATCGGCCACTTGGCTGGCCTGCCCTGG
This DNA window, taken from Trichothermofontia sichuanensis B231, encodes the following:
- a CDS encoding phage holin family protein translates to MAVREWLDGFNYYLRRLLRLITMLVDLHLEIALREASMEQKRITSGFTLLAIGLGLVMMGLVLLQVALIWIGHLAGLPWFSAICAVAGLNLASAYLFLTAASRRLHGPYMQATRERVQRSLTILLQDED